The Flavobacterium faecale genome has a segment encoding these proteins:
- the rpsJ gene encoding 30S ribosomal protein S10, whose translation MSQKIRIKLKSYDHMLVDKSAEKIVKTVKTTGAVVTGPIPLPTHKKLFTVLRSPHVNKKAREQFEVMSYKRLIDIYSSSSKTIDALMKLELPSGVEVEIKV comes from the coding sequence ATGAGTCAAAAAATCAGAATAAAACTAAAATCTTACGATCACATGTTGGTAGACAAGTCTGCTGAAAAGATTGTAAAAACGGTTAAAACTACAGGTGCAGTTGTTACAGGTCCAATTCCATTGCCAACTCACAAAAAACTTTTTACTGTTCTACGTTCTCCGCACGTTAACAAAAAAGCAAGAGAGCAATTTGAAGTAATGTCATACAAGAGATTAATTGACATTTACTCTTCTTCATCTAAAACAATTGATGCTTTAATGAAGTTAGAATTGCCAAGCGGTGTTGAAGTAGAAATCAAAGTTTAG
- the rplC gene encoding 50S ribosomal protein L3: MSGLIGRKIGMTSLFDENGKNIPCTVIEAGPCVVTQVRTKGVDGYEALQLGFDDKNEKHSTKAALGHFKKAGTVAKKKVVEFKEFATEQKLGDLIDVSIFVEGEFVDVQGVSKGKGFQGVVKRHGFGGVGQATHGQHNRLRAPGSVGASSYPSRVFKGMRMAGRMGTDNVKVQNLRVLKVVAEKNLLVIKGCVPGHNNSYVIIEK, from the coding sequence ATGTCTGGGTTAATTGGTAGAAAAATCGGCATGACTAGTCTTTTTGACGAGAACGGGAAAAACATTCCTTGTACTGTAATTGAGGCGGGTCCATGCGTTGTTACCCAAGTCAGAACCAAAGGTGTTGACGGGTACGAAGCGTTGCAACTTGGTTTCGATGACAAAAACGAGAAACATTCCACAAAAGCGGCTTTAGGTCACTTTAAAAAAGCGGGAACTGTAGCTAAGAAAAAAGTCGTTGAATTCAAGGAATTTGCAACAGAGCAAAAATTAGGTGATCTTATTGATGTGTCTATTTTTGTTGAAGGGGAATTTGTAGATGTACAAGGTGTATCTAAAGGTAAAGGTTTTCAGGGGGTTGTAAAACGTCACGGTTTTGGTGGTGTTGGTCAAGCAACTCACGGTCAACATAACCGTTTAAGAGCGCCGGGTTCTGTAGGAGCGTCATCTTATCCATCTAGAGTATTCAAAGGAATGCGTATGGCTGGAAGAATGGGAACCGACAATGTAAAAGTTCAAAACCTTAGAGTTTTAAAAGTAGTTGCTGAAAAGAACCTACTTGTTATTAAAGGATGTGTTCCTGGACATAATAACTCTTATGTAATCATCGAGAAGTAA
- the rplD gene encoding 50S ribosomal protein L4 yields MEVKVLDFNGKDTGRKVQLSDSVFAIEPNNHAVYLDVKQYLANQRQGTHKAKERAEVAGSTRKIKKQKGTGTARAGSAKNPLFKGGGTVFGPRPRSYSFKLNKGLKRLARKSAFSIKAKESNIIVLEDFDFETPSTKNFINVLKALELDNKKSLFVLGSSNKNVYLSSRNLKASNVVSSLELSTYAILNANNLVLLESSLEVIEENLSK; encoded by the coding sequence ATGGAAGTAAAAGTATTAGATTTCAACGGAAAAGATACTGGAAGAAAAGTACAACTTTCTGATTCAGTATTCGCAATTGAACCAAATAATCACGCTGTATACCTTGATGTTAAGCAATATTTAGCTAATCAAAGACAAGGAACGCACAAAGCTAAAGAAAGAGCTGAAGTTGCGGGTAGTACACGTAAGATTAAAAAACAAAAAGGAACTGGTACTGCTCGTGCGGGTAGTGCAAAGAATCCATTGTTTAAAGGTGGAGGTACAGTTTTTGGACCAAGACCAAGAAGTTATTCTTTCAAATTAAATAAAGGTTTGAAGCGTTTGGCAAGAAAATCTGCTTTTTCTATTAAAGCAAAAGAATCAAATATTATCGTTCTTGAGGACTTTGATTTTGAAACGCCAAGTACTAAAAATTTCATTAACGTTTTGAAAGCTTTAGAGTTAGATAATAAAAAATCATTATTCGTGTTGGGTTCTTCAAATAAAAATGTATATTTGTCGTCACGCAATTTAAAAGCGTCTAATGTGGTAAGTAGCTTAGAATTAAGTACTTACGCTATATTAAACGCTAACAATTTAGTGCTTTTGGAGAGTTCTTTGGAAGTAATTGAAGAAAATTTAAGTAAATAA
- the rplW gene encoding 50S ribosomal protein L23: MSIIIKPIVTEKVTKESEVLNRFGFVVNKKANKVEIKKAVEAAYGVTVLSVNTMNVRPDRTTKYTKSGLISGKTNAIKKAIVQVQEGETIDFYNKI, from the coding sequence ATGAGTATCATAATTAAACCTATAGTAACGGAAAAAGTAACCAAAGAAAGTGAAGTTTTAAACCGTTTTGGATTCGTTGTTAACAAAAAAGCGAACAAAGTTGAGATTAAGAAAGCTGTAGAAGCTGCTTATGGTGTAACTGTGTTAAGCGTTAATACAATGAATGTAAGACCTGATAGAACTACTAAATACACTAAAAGTGGTTTGATCAGTGGAAAGACAAATGCTATCAAAAAAGCAATTGTACAAGTACAAGAAGGAGAAACAATTGATTTTTACAACAAAATCTAA
- the rplB gene encoding 50S ribosomal protein L2 gives MSVRKLKPITPGQRFRVVNGYDAITTDKPERSLIAPIKNSGGRNSQGKMTMRYTGGGHKQRYRIIDFKRAKEGIPATVKSIEYDPNRTAFIALLAYADGEKTYIIAQNGLKVGQKLVSGPESQPEIGNTLPLSRIPLGTVISCIELRPGQGAVIARSAGTFAQLMARDGKFATIKMPSGETRLILLTCSATIGAVSNSDHQLVVSGKAGRTRWLGRRPRTRPVAMNPVDHPMGGGEGRSSGGHPRSRNGIPAKGYRTRSKKNPSNKYIVERRKK, from the coding sequence ATGTCAGTAAGAAAATTAAAACCTATTACCCCAGGTCAGCGATTTAGAGTTGTGAATGGTTATGACGCTATTACAACTGATAAGCCGGAACGCTCTTTGATAGCGCCGATAAAAAACTCTGGAGGTAGAAATAGTCAAGGAAAGATGACCATGCGTTATACGGGTGGTGGTCACAAGCAGAGATATCGTATTATTGATTTCAAACGTGCAAAAGAAGGAATTCCAGCTACAGTGAAATCAATCGAATACGATCCAAATCGTACTGCATTTATCGCTTTGTTAGCTTATGCTGATGGAGAGAAAACATATATTATTGCTCAAAATGGATTGAAAGTAGGTCAGAAATTAGTTTCTGGTCCTGAATCTCAACCTGAGATTGGTAATACTTTACCTTTAAGCAGAATTCCATTAGGAACTGTTATTTCTTGTATTGAATTGAGACCAGGTCAAGGAGCAGTAATTGCTCGTTCTGCTGGAACATTTGCTCAGTTAATGGCAAGAGATGGAAAATTTGCAACAATTAAAATGCCGTCAGGAGAAACAAGATTAATCTTGTTGACTTGTTCTGCTACAATTGGAGCAGTATCTAATTCTGATCACCAATTAGTTGTATCTGGAAAAGCAGGTAGAACAAGATGGTTAGGTAGAAGACCTAGAACAAGACCTGTTGCGATGAACCCTGTTGATCACCCAATGGGTGGTGGAGAAGGACGTTCTTCTGGTGGACATCCACGTTCAAGAAATGGAATACCAGCAAAAGGTTATAGAACACGTTCTAAGAAAAACCCGAGTAACAAGTATATCGTAGAACGTAGAAAGAAATAA
- the rpsS gene encoding 30S ribosomal protein S19 produces the protein MARSLKKGPFVHYKLDKKVQENIAGGNKGVVKTWSRASMITPDFVGQTIAVHNGRQFVPVYVTENMVGHKLGEFSPTRSFRGHAGAKNKGKK, from the coding sequence ATGGCACGTTCATTAAAAAAAGGACCTTTCGTTCATTATAAGTTAGACAAGAAAGTTCAAGAAAACATTGCAGGTGGAAATAAAGGAGTAGTAAAGACTTGGTCTAGAGCTTCTATGATTACTCCTGACTTCGTTGGACAAACTATCGCAGTTCATAACGGTCGTCAATTTGTACCAGTTTACGTTACAGAAAACATGGTAGGTCACAAATTAGGAGAATTTTCACCAACTAGATCTTTTAGAGGTCATGCTGGAGCAAAAAATAAAGGTAAAAAATAA
- the rplV gene encoding 50S ribosomal protein L22 gives MGVRKRETADARKEANKSIAFAKLNNCPTSPRKMRLVADLVRGQKVERALNILRFSSKEASRKLEKLVLSAINNWEQKNADASIEEAGLFVKEIRVDGGMMLKRLRPAPQGRAHRIRKRSNHVTIVLGSINNTQAI, from the coding sequence ATGGGAGTTCGTAAAAGAGAAACAGCAGATGCGAGAAAAGAGGCTAATAAGTCTATTGCTTTCGCAAAATTGAATAACTGCCCTACTTCACCTAGAAAAATGCGCTTAGTAGCGGACTTGGTAAGAGGTCAGAAAGTAGAAAGAGCACTTAACATCTTAAGATTTAGTTCTAAAGAAGCTTCAAGAAAATTAGAGAAATTAGTATTATCTGCAATCAACAATTGGGAGCAAAAAAATGCTGATGCTAGTATAGAAGAAGCTGGTTTATTTGTTAAGGAGATTAGAGTAGATGGTGGAATGATGTTGAAAAGACTTCGTCCAGCTCCACAAGGTCGCGCACATAGAATTAGAAAACGTTCTAATCACGTAACAATCGTGCTTGGATCTATTAATAACACACAAGCAATTTAA
- the rpsC gene encoding 30S ribosomal protein S3 — protein MGQKTNPIGNRLGIIRGWDSNWYGGNDYGDKIAEDHKIRKYIHARLSKASVSKVIIERTLKLVTVTITTARPGIIIGKGGQEVDKLKEELKKVTDKEVQINIFEIKRPELDAYLVATSICRQIESRISYRRAIKMAIAASMRMNAEGIKVLISGRLNGAEMARSEGFKEGRVPLSTFRADIDYALAEAHTTYGRMGIKVWIMKGEVYGKRDLSPLAGMDKKQAGGKGGDSPRGKSNFNKGGKPDARKRK, from the coding sequence ATGGGACAAAAGACAAATCCAATTGGAAATAGACTTGGTATCATCAGAGGATGGGACTCAAACTGGTATGGTGGAAATGATTACGGTGATAAAATCGCTGAAGATCACAAAATCAGAAAGTATATCCATGCTCGTTTATCAAAAGCTAGTGTTTCAAAAGTAATTATCGAGAGAACTTTAAAACTTGTAACCGTTACTATCACTACTGCTAGACCTGGTATTATTATCGGTAAAGGTGGACAAGAGGTAGACAAGTTGAAAGAAGAACTTAAGAAAGTTACTGACAAAGAGGTTCAAATCAACATCTTTGAAATCAAAAGACCTGAACTTGACGCGTATCTAGTTGCTACAAGCATCTGTCGTCAAATTGAAAGTCGTATTTCGTACAGACGTGCTATTAAAATGGCTATTGCTGCCTCTATGCGTATGAACGCAGAAGGTATCAAAGTTTTAATTTCTGGTCGTTTGAATGGTGCTGAAATGGCACGGTCGGAAGGTTTCAAAGAAGGAAGAGTTCCTTTATCAACTTTCAGAGCTGATATTGATTATGCATTAGCTGAGGCGCATACTACTTATGGTAGAATGGGAATCAAAGTGTGGATCATGAAAGGTGAAGTTTACGGAAAGAGAGATCTTTCACCACTTGCTGGAATGGACAAAAAACAAGCTGGCGGAAAAGGTGGAGATTCTCCTCGTGGAAAATCTAACTTTAATAAAGGTGGAAAACCAGACGCTCGTAAAAGAAAGTAA
- the rplP gene encoding 50S ribosomal protein L16, with protein sequence MLQPKRTKYRKVQKGKMKGNSGRGHELSNGMFGIKSVHEDGMFLTSRQIEAARIAATRFMKREGQLWIKIFPDKPITKKPLEVRMGKGKGAVEYWAAVVKPGRIMFEVGGVPLSVAKEALRLAAQKLPVKTKFVVARDFEA encoded by the coding sequence ATGTTACAGCCTAAAAGAACAAAATACCGTAAGGTACAAAAAGGTAAAATGAAAGGGAACTCTGGAAGAGGGCATGAACTTTCTAATGGAATGTTTGGTATTAAATCTGTACATGAAGATGGAATGTTCCTAACTTCTCGTCAAATTGAAGCTGCACGTATCGCTGCAACTCGTTTTATGAAAAGAGAGGGGCAATTATGGATCAAAATATTTCCAGACAAACCTATTACTAAGAAACCTCTTGAGGTACGTATGGGTAAAGGTAAAGGTGCAGTTGAGTATTGGGCTGCCGTTGTTAAACCCGGAAGAATTATGTTTGAAGTTGGAGGAGTTCCTTTGTCAGTTGCTAAAGAGGCATTACGTCTTGCAGCTCAAAAGCTTCCAGTAAAAACTAAATTCGTAGTTGCTAGAGATTTCGAAGCATAA
- the rpmC gene encoding 50S ribosomal protein L29, with the protein MKQSEIKDLSAAQLQENLSQAKKTYADLKMAHAISPIENPLQIRSLRRTVARLATELTKRELQ; encoded by the coding sequence ATGAAACAATCAGAAATAAAAGATCTTTCTGCAGCGCAGTTGCAAGAAAACCTTAGCCAGGCTAAGAAAACATATGCTGACCTAAAAATGGCTCATGCTATCTCTCCAATTGAGAATCCGCTTCAAATTAGAAGTTTAAGAAGAACAGTTGCAAGATTAGCCACTGAGTTAACTAAAAGAGAATTGCAATAA
- the rpsQ gene encoding 30S ribosomal protein S17, producing MEEKRNLRKERIGVVTSNKMDKSIVVAQVTKVKHPLYGKFVLKTKKYHAHDETNDCNIGDTVRISETRPLSKTKCWRLVEILERAK from the coding sequence ATGGAAGAAAAAAGAAATTTAAGAAAAGAAAGAATAGGTGTTGTAACGTCTAACAAAATGGATAAATCTATTGTTGTTGCACAAGTTACTAAAGTAAAACACCCGTTATACGGTAAGTTTGTATTGAAAACTAAAAAGTATCATGCACACGACGAAACGAACGACTGTAACATTGGAGATACTGTAAGAATTAGCGAAACGCGTCCTTTAAGTAAAACAAAATGTTGGAGATTAGTTGAAATCCTAGAAAGAGCTAAATAA
- the rplN gene encoding 50S ribosomal protein L14, whose translation MVQQESRLKVADNTGAKEVLTIRVLGGTKRRYASVGDKIVVSIKDAAPNGNVKKGAVSTAVVVRTRKEVRRADGSYIRFDDNACVLLNAAGEMRGTRVFGPVARELREKQFMKIVSLAPEVL comes from the coding sequence ATGGTACAACAAGAATCAAGACTAAAAGTAGCAGATAACACAGGAGCTAAAGAAGTTTTAACTATCCGTGTTTTAGGAGGTACCAAAAGAAGGTATGCTTCTGTTGGTGATAAGATTGTAGTTTCTATAAAAGATGCAGCTCCAAACGGAAACGTTAAAAAAGGAGCAGTTTCAACTGCAGTTGTAGTACGTACCAGAAAAGAAGTGAGAAGAGCCGATGGTTCTTATATCCGTTTCGATGACAATGCATGTGTTCTATTGAATGCTGCAGGAGAAATGAGAGGAACTCGTGTTTTTGGACCGGTAGCAAGAGAACTTCGTGAAAAACAATTCATGAAAATTGTATCATTAGCACCAGAAGTGCTTTAA
- the rplX gene encoding 50S ribosomal protein L24, producing the protein MIKLKIKTGDIVRVIAGDHKGEEGKVLRVDREKNKAIVEGVNMVSKHTKPSAKNPQGGIVKKEASIQISNISLIDPKTKEATRVGIRVEGDKKVRFSKKSNQVL; encoded by the coding sequence ATGATAAAGCTAAAAATAAAAACAGGTGACATCGTAAGAGTAATTGCTGGAGACCATAAAGGTGAAGAAGGTAAAGTATTACGTGTTGACCGTGAGAAAAACAAAGCTATTGTAGAAGGTGTGAACATGGTTTCGAAACATACGAAACCAAGTGCAAAAAACCCTCAAGGTGGAATTGTGAAAAAAGAAGCTTCAATTCAAATTTCTAACATCTCTCTAATTGATCCGAAAACAAAGGAAGCAACTAGAGTGGGTATTAGAGTTGAAGGAGATAAGAAAGTAAGATTTTCAAAAAAATCTAATCAAGTACTATAG
- the rplE gene encoding 50S ribosomal protein L5, protein MAYIPRLKEEYKSRVISALTEEYGYVNVMQVPKLDKIVLSRGVGAAVSDKKLIDYAVDELTKITGQKAVSTISKKDVASFKLRKGMPIGAKVTLRGERMYEFLDRLITSSLPRVRDFSGIKATGFDGRGNYNLGVLEQIIFPEIDIDKVNKISGMDITFVTTAKTDKEAKSLLTELGLPFKKN, encoded by the coding sequence ATGGCATATATACCTAGACTAAAAGAAGAATATAAGAGTAGAGTTATCTCTGCTCTTACAGAAGAGTACGGATATGTAAACGTAATGCAAGTTCCTAAATTGGACAAAATCGTTTTAAGCCGTGGTGTTGGAGCAGCAGTTTCTGACAAAAAACTTATTGACTATGCAGTTGATGAGTTGACAAAGATAACTGGACAAAAAGCGGTTAGTACAATCTCTAAGAAAGACGTTGCGTCTTTCAAATTGAGAAAAGGTATGCCAATTGGAGCAAAAGTTACTTTACGTGGAGAAAGAATGTATGAGTTTTTAGATAGACTTATTACTTCATCTTTACCACGTGTTAGAGATTTTAGTGGTATCAAAGCTACTGGTTTCGACGGAAGAGGAAATTACAACCTTGGAGTTTTAGAGCAAATCATTTTCCCAGAAATTGATATTGATAAAGTAAATAAAATATCTGGAATGGATATTACGTTTGTTACAACTGCTAAAACTGATAAGGAAGCAAAGTCATTATTGACTGAATTAGGTTTACCTTTTAAAAAGAATTAA
- the rpsN gene encoding 30S ribosomal protein S14, whose product MAKESMKAREVKREKTVAKYAEKRKALLEAGDFVGLQKLPKNASPVRLHNRCKLTGRPRGYMRQFGISRVTFREMANNGLIPGVKKASW is encoded by the coding sequence ATGGCTAAAGAATCAATGAAAGCCCGCGAGGTTAAGAGAGAAAAAACGGTAGCAAAGTATGCTGAGAAAAGAAAAGCTTTGTTAGAAGCTGGAGATTTCGTAGGTTTGCAAAAGTTACCGAAAAATGCTTCACCAGTTCGTTTGCACAATAGATGTAAATTAACAGGTAGACCAAGAGGGTATATGCGTCAGTTTGGTATTTCACGTGTTACATTTCGTGAAATGGCAAACAATGGATTGATACCAGGTGTTAAAAAAGCTAGCTGGTAA
- the rpsH gene encoding 30S ribosomal protein S8, which translates to MYTDPIADYLTRVRNAVAANHKVVEIPASNLKKEITKILFDQGYILSYKFEDSTVQGSIKIALKYDKDTKEPVIKDIQRISKPGLRKYSSSASIPRILNGLGIAIVSTSKGLMTGKKAKQLNVGGEVICYVY; encoded by the coding sequence ATGTATACAGATCCTATTGCAGATTATTTAACAAGGGTTAGAAACGCTGTGGCTGCAAACCACAAAGTTGTTGAGATCCCTGCATCTAATCTAAAGAAAGAAATTACTAAGATCTTATTTGATCAAGGTTATATCTTGAGTTACAAATTTGAAGACAGCACTGTTCAGGGCTCAATCAAAATCGCTTTGAAGTATGATAAAGATACTAAAGAGCCTGTAATCAAAGATATCCAAAGAATTAGTAAACCAGGTTTACGTAAATATTCAAGTTCTGCTTCTATCCCAAGAATCCTTAATGGATTAGGGATTGCTATCGTTTCTACATCTAAAGGTTTGATGACAGGAAAGAAAGCAAAACAACTTAACGTTGGTGGAGAAGTAATTTGTTACGTATACTAA
- the rplF gene encoding 50S ribosomal protein L6: protein MSRIGKSPIAIPAGVTVEVKDGIITVKGKNGQLTQEYSDVTVTVEGDQVQVERSSDHKDQRAKHGLYRSLINNMIIGVTDGFTKSLELVGVGYRASNQGQRLDLALGFSHNIVLDVAPEVTLETISEKGKNPIVKLTSFDKQLLGQVAAKIRGFRKPEPYKGKGVKFVGEVLRRKAGKSA from the coding sequence ATGTCAAGAATAGGTAAAAGTCCAATTGCAATCCCTGCCGGAGTAACTGTTGAAGTTAAAGACGGTATTATTACAGTTAAAGGAAAAAACGGTCAACTAACACAGGAATATTCAGATGTTACTGTAACAGTTGAAGGCGATCAAGTTCAAGTTGAAAGATCGTCTGATCACAAAGATCAAAGAGCTAAGCACGGTTTGTACAGATCATTAATTAATAACATGATTATTGGTGTAACTGATGGTTTTACAAAATCTTTAGAATTGGTTGGAGTTGGTTATAGAGCTTCAAATCAAGGGCAAAGATTAGATTTAGCTTTAGGGTTTTCTCATAATATCGTTTTAGACGTTGCTCCAGAGGTAACTTTGGAAACAATTTCTGAAAAAGGTAAAAACCCAATTGTGAAATTAACATCATTTGATAAGCAACTTTTAGGTCAAGTAGCGGCAAAAATTAGAGGTTTCCGTAAGCCTGAGCCGTACAAAGGAAAAGGTGTTAAATTTGTAGGTGAAGTATTAAGAAGAAAAGCTGGTAAATCCGCTTAA
- the rplR gene encoding 50S ribosomal protein L18, translating to MSLTKPERRQRIRFRIRKTISGTTAKPRLSVFRSNNEIYAQLIDDVNGVTILAASSREKEIEKGTNVEVAAAVGKLVAEKALKAGIETVTFDRGGYLYHGRIKSLAEGARAAGLKF from the coding sequence ATGTCATTAACGAAACCTGAAAGAAGACAGAGAATTAGATTCAGAATTAGAAAGACTATTAGCGGTACTACTGCAAAGCCTAGACTATCTGTTTTTAGAAGTAACAACGAAATTTATGCTCAACTTATTGATGACGTAAACGGTGTTACTATATTAGCTGCTTCATCAAGAGAAAAAGAAATAGAAAAAGGTACGAACGTTGAAGTTGCTGCTGCTGTTGGAAAACTAGTTGCAGAGAAAGCGTTAAAAGCTGGGATTGAAACGGTAACTTTCGATAGAGGAGGTTATTTATATCACGGTCGTATTAAATCATTAGCTGAAGGCGCGAGAGCGGCTGGGCTTAAATTCTAA
- the rpsE gene encoding 30S ribosomal protein S5: MSNKYKSIELVKPGGLDLKDRLVSVNRVTKVTKGGRAFGFSAIVVVGDENGVVGHGLGKSKDVSEAIAKAVEDAKKNLVKIPLNGQSVPHEQKGKFGGARVFLIPASHGTGVIAGGAVRSVLESVGIHDVLSKSQGSSNPHNVVKATFDALLQMRSAYTVAKQRGLSLEKVFKG; encoded by the coding sequence ATGTCTAATAAGTACAAAAGTATAGAATTAGTAAAACCAGGAGGTCTTGATTTAAAAGATCGTTTGGTAAGTGTAAATCGTGTTACTAAAGTTACAAAGGGTGGTAGAGCATTTGGTTTTTCTGCTATTGTAGTTGTAGGTGATGAAAATGGTGTTGTAGGACATGGATTAGGAAAATCTAAAGATGTTTCTGAAGCAATCGCAAAAGCGGTAGAAGATGCTAAGAAAAATTTAGTAAAAATTCCTTTGAATGGTCAATCAGTACCTCACGAACAAAAAGGTAAATTTGGTGGTGCACGTGTATTTTTAATTCCAGCCTCTCATGGTACTGGAGTTATTGCTGGTGGAGCTGTTCGTTCAGTTCTTGAGTCAGTAGGAATTCACGATGTATTATCTAAATCTCAAGGATCATCGAATCCTCATAATGTAGTAAAAGCAACTTTTGATGCTTTGTTACAAATGAGAAGTGCTTATACTGTTGCAAAACAGAGAGGACTTTCATTAGAAAAAGTTTTTAAAGGTTAA
- the rpmD gene encoding 50S ribosomal protein L30 produces the protein MAKLLVKQVRSKINCPLSQKRGLEALGLRKMGQVVEHDSNPAILGMINKVKHLVSVEETK, from the coding sequence ATGGCTAAATTATTAGTAAAACAAGTTAGAAGTAAAATCAACTGTCCCCTTTCTCAAAAAAGAGGATTAGAAGCTTTAGGTCTACGTAAAATGGGTCAGGTTGTAGAACATGATTCAAACCCTGCAATCCTTGGGATGATAAACAAAGTTAAACACTTAGTTTCTGTCGAAGAAACTAAATAA
- the rplO gene encoding 50S ribosomal protein L15: MNLSNLQPAEGSTHNQNKRLGRGEGSGKGGTSARGHKGAKSRSGYSKKIGFEGGQMPLQRRVPKFGFTNINRKEYEGVNLDTLQLLVDNGVITDAVDMTTYVSNRLATKNEIVKILGRGELKAKLKVTAHKFTATAKAAIEAAGGEAVTI, encoded by the coding sequence ATGAATTTAAGTAACTTACAACCAGCTGAAGGGTCAACGCACAATCAAAATAAAAGATTAGGTAGAGGAGAAGGTTCTGGAAAAGGTGGTACTTCTGCAAGAGGTCACAAAGGAGCAAAATCTCGTTCTGGATATTCAAAAAAGATTGGTTTTGAAGGAGGGCAAATGCCACTTCAAAGACGTGTGCCTAAGTTTGGTTTCACAAACATCAACCGTAAAGAATACGAAGGTGTTAATTTAGATACTCTTCAATTGTTAGTAGATAATGGTGTAATTACAGATGCTGTCGATATGACAACTTATGTAAGTAATCGTTTGGCTACTAAGAATGAAATCGTTAAGATTTTAGGAAGAGGAGAATTGAAAGCAAAATTAAAAGTAACTGCTCACAAATTTACTGCTACTGCAAAAGCTGCTATTGAAGCTGCTGGTGGAGAAGCTGTAACAATATAA